One Yoonia sp. BS5-3 genomic window carries:
- a CDS encoding outer membrane beta-barrel protein, protein MRNTLTAGAALLLTTTIANAGGIDRTGNAYSVLFEDGNHAQLSFSSVSPDVSGDYPAVLGGGSTDNMAESYLSFGAAVKYGVTDQIDLALFINQPFGADANYTSGVYSGLAAEWNSTQVAAVAKYQATDAVSIYGGARVIQSEATIDIPATLTMAVPYTAETETNTQVGYVLGAAYEMPEIALRVSLTYESGVTHDFETSEAFVGVSTLDSTTDIELPQSVALDFQTGVAVDTLVFGSIRWAEWSVWEVRPALYEGATGDRVTGIDDDVFTYQLGVGRRINDDLSVFGRVTFEDATGGEASRLAPTDGSTSYGIGGSYTVNDVKFTGGIEYAVVGDATDGSGVEFADNSAIAVGLSIGYSF, encoded by the coding sequence ATGAGAAATACACTGACAGCAGGGGCAGCACTGCTGCTCACGACCACCATTGCCAACGCGGGGGGAATTGATCGCACCGGTAATGCATACTCGGTTTTATTTGAAGATGGTAACCATGCGCAGCTGTCTTTCTCATCCGTATCACCCGACGTGTCAGGTGACTACCCCGCCGTATTGGGTGGCGGCTCAACGGACAACATGGCTGAAAGCTATTTGTCGTTTGGCGCTGCGGTGAAATACGGGGTCACTGACCAGATAGACTTGGCACTGTTCATCAACCAGCCATTTGGTGCGGACGCCAACTACACGTCCGGTGTGTACTCTGGCCTTGCCGCCGAATGGAACAGCACACAGGTTGCAGCTGTTGCAAAGTACCAGGCAACAGATGCGGTTTCTATCTATGGCGGTGCCCGTGTTATTCAGTCGGAAGCTACGATCGATATCCCTGCGACACTGACAATGGCCGTGCCATACACTGCTGAGACTGAAACAAACACACAGGTCGGATATGTGCTGGGCGCCGCCTACGAAATGCCGGAAATCGCGCTACGTGTCTCGCTGACATACGAAAGTGGTGTAACCCATGACTTCGAAACCAGCGAAGCGTTTGTTGGGGTATCAACCTTGGACAGCACAACAGATATCGAGCTGCCCCAGTCGGTTGCACTTGATTTCCAAACGGGTGTTGCTGTGGACACGCTGGTCTTTGGGTCAATCCGTTGGGCAGAATGGTCGGTGTGGGAAGTGCGTCCGGCCCTTTACGAAGGCGCAACAGGCGATCGTGTAACCGGCATCGACGATGATGTATTCACATACCAACTCGGTGTTGGGCGGCGCATCAACGACGATCTATCCGTTTTTGGTCGGGTAACATTCGAAGATGCCACCGGCGGCGAAGCATCCCGCCTCGCACCAACTGATGGTTCCACCAGCTACGGCATCGGTGGCAGCTATACAGTGAACGACGTGAAATTTACCGGCGGGATCGAATATGCAGTGGTCGGCGACGCCACAGATGGGTCAGGCGTTGAATTCGCAGACAACAGCGCAATCGCAGTTGGTCTGAGCATCGGTTATAGCTTCTAA
- a CDS encoding DUF6477 family protein codes for MMLDIKTRLRSLKRPQLLVRAVRFGADDYRRDVHLKRLLNCDTLPRPAEAVMRLLELEAEANHWREIRSGNYVIARHIEILIALSGEAALMQATSSTC; via the coding sequence ATGATGCTTGATATCAAAACGCGCCTAAGATCGCTCAAACGCCCCCAGCTTTTGGTCCGTGCCGTTCGGTTTGGTGCCGACGATTATCGGCGGGATGTTCATCTGAAACGATTGCTGAATTGCGATACGCTTCCCCGCCCCGCCGAAGCCGTCATGCGATTGCTTGAGCTTGAGGCCGAAGCAAATCACTGGCGCGAAATACGGTCCGGCAATTACGTGATTGCGCGGCATATCGAAATTCTGATTGCCCTGTCCGGCGAGGCTGCGCTGATGCAAGCGACCTCCAGCACCTGCTAG
- a CDS encoding putative quinol monooxygenase has product MGITAKPGMVALTGTIIIPKDMQADLLPLLEEHKALTRQEPGCLKFDVAPDADDPTLFHVDELFKDEAAFAHHQSAGAARPWGPASKELMRNFNKRLL; this is encoded by the coding sequence ATGGGAATAACGGCCAAGCCGGGCATGGTCGCCTTGACCGGTACGATCATCATTCCAAAAGACATGCAGGCCGACCTGCTGCCGCTTTTGGAAGAGCACAAAGCCCTGACACGGCAAGAACCCGGCTGTCTGAAATTCGACGTCGCGCCAGATGCAGATGACCCTACGCTTTTTCACGTGGATGAGCTTTTCAAGGATGAAGCCGCTTTTGCACACCACCAATCTGCAGGCGCCGCACGGCCTTGGGGACCGGCCAGCAAAGAACTGATGCGCAACTTCAACAAGCGCCTGCTTTAA
- a CDS encoding DMT family transporter: MSPILQAALWMIGAIVSFTSMAIAGRTVSVELDTFEIMLFRSLTGILIVVTLAKFSGTLGQIRTDRPKLHLIRNACHFAGQNLWFYALTLIPLAQVFALEFTTPIWVILLSPLLLQERLTAVGLFSAALGFVGVLIVTRPELSNISPGLMAGATCAVFFALTAIFTRKLTQTETITTILFYLTVMQAVFGLICAGIDGDIRLPSAGISVWVILIGIAGLLAHFCLTKALSIAPAGIVMPIDFIRLPAIAVVGMALYDEPLDALVFVGAAFIFAANYLNISFAERAREN; encoded by the coding sequence ATGAGCCCGATCCTCCAAGCCGCGCTATGGATGATCGGTGCGATCGTCTCTTTCACCTCAATGGCCATCGCCGGGCGCACAGTCAGTGTCGAGCTTGATACTTTTGAGATCATGTTGTTTCGCAGCCTAACGGGTATCCTGATCGTCGTCACACTGGCCAAATTCAGTGGAACACTGGGACAAATCCGAACCGACAGGCCCAAACTGCACCTCATCCGCAATGCCTGCCATTTCGCAGGCCAAAACCTATGGTTCTACGCCTTAACGCTGATCCCTCTCGCGCAAGTTTTCGCCCTTGAATTCACGACCCCCATTTGGGTGATCCTGTTGTCACCCCTTCTGTTACAGGAACGTCTGACCGCGGTGGGCCTGTTCAGCGCGGCACTTGGCTTTGTTGGGGTGCTCATCGTGACGCGGCCAGAGTTATCAAATATCAGCCCCGGGCTGATGGCCGGCGCAACCTGTGCGGTATTTTTTGCACTCACAGCGATCTTCACGCGAAAGCTGACACAGACCGAGACGATCACAACGATCCTGTTTTATCTGACCGTCATGCAGGCGGTCTTCGGACTGATCTGTGCGGGCATCGATGGTGACATCCGCCTGCCCTCAGCAGGTATAAGCGTTTGGGTGATCCTGATCGGAATCGCTGGTCTGCTTGCACATTTTTGCCTGACCAAAGCGCTCAGCATCGCCCCCGCGGGAATCGTGATGCCCATTGATTTCATTCGACTTCCTGCGATCGCGGTCGTGGGCATGGCGCTTTATGACGAACCGCTCGATGCATTGGTTTTCGTTGGGGCGGCTTTCATCTTTGCGGCGAATTATCTGAATATCAGCTTCGCGGAACGTGCTAGAGAAAACTAA
- a CDS encoding YdcF family protein gives MRFIIKIILAGVLTFFVTFAAITAYTAWRPASEPTADVIVVLGGGMSANGTLGQDTVGRVMKGVALYNAGAAPRIHFTGGVSRPNTPGAGDRMAELAQESGIPAGAITTENRSLSTLQNALFSKPMLSDAQSVILVSEAFHLPRSKASFWWMGYDNISVAHSDRFRRTREGDISLRMLGRETLATWFNLGRAMLWSATGGKHDHWLR, from the coding sequence ATGCGTTTCATCATCAAAATCATCCTAGCCGGGGTTCTCACATTCTTTGTCACTTTCGCCGCAATTACCGCCTATACTGCATGGCGGCCCGCGTCAGAACCAACAGCCGATGTCATCGTGGTTCTCGGCGGCGGGATGAGCGCGAATGGGACGCTGGGACAAGACACGGTCGGGCGTGTGATGAAGGGTGTCGCACTCTATAATGCGGGCGCCGCGCCGCGCATCCATTTCACTGGCGGCGTATCGCGACCAAATACACCAGGCGCAGGTGATCGGATGGCCGAACTGGCGCAAGAATCAGGCATCCCAGCCGGGGCCATCACCACAGAAAACCGCTCGCTCTCAACACTGCAAAACGCGCTGTTCTCCAAACCGATGCTGTCCGATGCGCAGTCGGTCATCTTGGTCAGCGAAGCCTTCCACCTGCCCCGCTCCAAAGCCAGCTTTTGGTGGATGGGCTACGACAACATTTCAGTCGCGCATTCTGATCGTTTCCGCCGCACCCGCGAAGGCGATATCAGCCTGCGGATGCTCGGGCGGGAAACGCTCGCAACATGGTTCAATCTGGGGCGGGCCATGCTATGGTCAGCCACCGGGGGGAAACATGATCATTGGCTAAGGTAA
- a CDS encoding trimethylamine methyltransferase family protein, producing the protein MSDAPVRAARRGGGGAARRAARTAVSVETEKFITRNIPHYEVLTEEALDLIEANAETVLAEIGVNFVDNPDALDRWRAAGADVQGERVRIPRGMARKLCATAPSKFTQVARNPDRNVEIGGDSLVLAPVYGPPFVRDAAGGRRYATMADFEKFVKLGYMSKWLHHSGGTVCEPTDVPVNKRHLDMLLAHMIYSDKPFMGAVTEPSRAQDSVEMCEILFGKDFVQDNTVMTSLININSPMTFDNVMMGALEAFAQNNQASIISPFIVGGAMAPVSVAGTLTQVLAEVLAGVAYSQLVRPGAPVIFGAFVSSIDMNSGAPTFGTPEASHITYGAGQLARRLGLPYRSAGSFCGSKLPDAQAAYETANSLQTGLLAGVNFMLHACGWLEGGLVASFEKFVMDADQLGTLHHFARGVDTSQAGLALDAIEEVGPGGHYLGCTHTQANFETAFWRSNLLDYKTYETWYEEGARDTQALAAARVQKLLDTYQQPSIDPDVEARLRAYVAEKKASMPDAFT; encoded by the coding sequence ATGTCAGATGCACCGGTCAGAGCGGCAAGACGCGGCGGTGGCGGGGCGGCGCGCCGTGCGGCAAGAACGGCTGTGAGTGTCGAGACAGAGAAATTCATCACCCGCAACATTCCCCATTATGAGGTTCTGACCGAAGAGGCGTTGGACTTGATCGAGGCGAATGCCGAAACTGTCCTGGCCGAGATCGGTGTGAACTTTGTTGATAACCCGGATGCGTTGGATCGTTGGCGTGCGGCAGGTGCCGATGTGCAAGGCGAGCGCGTGCGCATTCCGCGCGGCATGGCCCGCAAATTATGTGCGACTGCCCCATCCAAATTTACCCAAGTTGCCCGCAACCCGGATCGGAATGTCGAAATTGGCGGCGATAGTCTGGTGCTTGCCCCGGTATATGGGCCGCCATTTGTGCGTGATGCAGCGGGCGGTCGCCGCTATGCCACCATGGCTGATTTCGAAAAATTCGTGAAATTAGGGTACATGTCAAAATGGCTGCACCATTCGGGTGGCACCGTCTGCGAACCAACGGATGTCCCCGTGAACAAGCGCCACTTGGATATGTTGCTTGCCCATATGATTTACAGCGACAAGCCCTTCATGGGGGCTGTCACCGAGCCGAGCCGCGCGCAAGATTCCGTTGAGATGTGCGAGATCCTTTTCGGGAAGGATTTTGTGCAGGACAACACGGTCATGACCTCGCTGATCAATATCAATTCGCCCATGACATTTGACAATGTCATGATGGGAGCGCTTGAGGCTTTTGCCCAGAACAACCAGGCATCGATCATTAGCCCGTTCATCGTCGGCGGCGCGATGGCCCCTGTATCGGTGGCTGGAACGCTGACCCAAGTATTGGCCGAAGTACTGGCAGGCGTTGCCTATTCGCAGCTGGTTCGCCCCGGCGCCCCGGTCATCTTTGGCGCGTTTGTAAGCTCTATCGATATGAACTCAGGCGCGCCGACCTTTGGCACGCCTGAGGCGAGTCACATTACCTACGGTGCCGGGCAGTTGGCCCGCCGTTTGGGGTTGCCGTACCGATCGGCCGGGTCGTTCTGCGGATCGAAACTGCCAGATGCTCAGGCCGCGTATGAAACCGCCAATAGCTTGCAAACCGGGTTGTTGGCTGGTGTCAATTTCATGCTGCATGCCTGCGGTTGGCTTGAGGGCGGTCTTGTCGCGTCGTTTGAAAAGTTCGTGATGGATGCCGACCAATTGGGTACGTTGCATCATTTCGCACGGGGTGTTGATACCTCTCAGGCGGGCTTGGCGCTGGATGCCATTGAAGAGGTCGGTCCCGGTGGCCATTACTTGGGGTGCACGCATACCCAAGCGAATTTTGAGACAGCTTTCTGGCGGTCAAATCTGCTTGACTACAAGACCTACGAGACTTGGTATGAGGAAGGTGCCCGCGACACGCAGGCCCTTGCGGCGGCCCGGGTACAAAAGCTGCTGGATACCTATCAGCAGCCTTCAATCGATCCCGATGTTGAGGCCCGTTTGCGTGCCTATGTTGCTGAAAAGAAAGCCAGTATGCCCGACGCCTTCACCTAG
- the lpxB gene encoding lipid-A-disaccharide synthase: MKVFVIAGEASGDKLGGALMAGLKELRPDVTFDGVGGPLMQAEGLVSRFPMDELSVMGLAEILPKYRALKARIRQMAEAILETKPDILITIDSPDFCLRVARLVKAASDIRTVHYVAPTVWAWRPGRAAKMAQHIDHVLALFPFEPPLMQAEGMECDFVGHPVVAEPVADPIEAAGTVVLVLPGSRKGEVGRLAERFGQAVAQIAAAVPDAQFVIPTTGGVHDLVREKVRHWSVPVTVLPPASADKAAWFRRADVALAASGTVSLELAANATPMVIAYDMAWLSRIIISRMLLVDTVTLVNLVSETRTVPEFIGKDCVPGPIADAVLQVLADPGAQNEAMALTMERLGAGGEPPGLRAARAVLDRFEQATVKDD; encoded by the coding sequence ATGAAGGTGTTTGTGATCGCGGGCGAGGCCTCGGGCGATAAGCTGGGCGGTGCGTTGATGGCGGGGCTGAAAGAATTACGCCCGGATGTCACGTTTGATGGTGTGGGCGGCCCGCTGATGCAGGCCGAAGGGTTGGTCAGCCGCTTTCCGATGGATGAGCTGAGCGTGATGGGCCTGGCGGAGATCCTGCCAAAATATCGCGCGCTCAAAGCCCGGATCAGGCAAATGGCCGAGGCCATCCTCGAGACGAAACCGGATATTCTGATCACCATTGACAGCCCGGACTTTTGTTTGCGTGTGGCTCGGCTCGTCAAGGCAGCGAGTGACATTCGCACGGTGCACTATGTCGCCCCAACCGTTTGGGCCTGGCGTCCGGGGCGGGCTGCGAAGATGGCGCAGCATATCGATCATGTCCTGGCCCTATTTCCGTTTGAGCCGCCGTTGATGCAGGCTGAAGGAATGGAATGTGACTTTGTGGGCCACCCAGTCGTGGCCGAGCCTGTGGCTGATCCGATTGAGGCCGCTGGTACGGTCGTCCTGGTGCTGCCGGGTAGCCGAAAGGGCGAGGTGGGCCGTTTGGCTGAACGCTTCGGGCAGGCTGTTGCGCAGATTGCGGCGGCAGTGCCTGACGCGCAATTTGTCATCCCGACCACGGGCGGCGTGCATGATCTGGTGCGCGAAAAGGTGCGCCATTGGTCGGTCCCCGTGACTGTTTTGCCGCCTGCCTCCGCGGATAAGGCGGCGTGGTTTCGGCGGGCGGATGTCGCCTTGGCGGCCTCTGGCACGGTGTCGCTGGAACTGGCCGCGAACGCCACGCCGATGGTGATTGCCTATGATATGGCGTGGCTCAGCCGGATCATCATTTCGCGGATGCTGCTGGTGGATACGGTGACTTTGGTCAATCTGGTCAGTGAAACCCGCACGGTTCCGGAGTTCATTGGCAAGGATTGTGTGCCCGGGCCGATTGCCGATGCGGTCTTGCAGGTGTTGGCTGATCCCGGTGCGCAGAATGAGGCGATGGCGTTGACCATGGAACGTCTTGGCGCGGGTGGTGAGCCGCCCGGGCTACGTGCGGCGCGTGCGGTTTTGGATCGGTTTGAGCAGGCGACCGTCAAGGATGATTAG
- the guaA gene encoding glutamine-hydrolyzing GMP synthase, with the protein MSDHQRLLIIDFGSQVTQLIARRLRELNVYCEIHPYQNVTDAFLADFAPKAVIFSGGPDSVTREGSPRAPDSVFDLGVPILGICYGQQTMMTQLGGKVVSGHGTKEFGRAFVTPQDGLDLLNGWFATDKEQVWMSHGDHVSEIAPGFKVYGTSPNAPFAITADVSRHFYAVQFHPEVHHTPNGGKLYENFVRLAGFSGDWTMGAYREQAIAAIKDQVGDKQVICALSGGVDSSVAAALLHEAIGDQLTCVFVDHGLLRLNEAEEVVGMFRDHMNLKVIHADETELFLGELEGQSDPETKRKIIGKLFIDVFQKYANDIEGAEFLAQGTLYPDVIESVSFSGGPSVTIKSHHNVGGLPEKMGLKLVEPLRELFKDEVRALGVELGLPKSFIGRHPFPGPGLAIRCPGEITREKLEILRKADAVYIDQIRRHGLYDDIWQAFVAILPVRTVGVMGDGRTYDFACALRAVTSVDGMTADYYPFSHEFLGETATRIINEVPGINRVTYDITSKPPGTIEWE; encoded by the coding sequence ATGTCTGATCATCAACGCCTTCTTATCATCGACTTCGGCAGCCAGGTCACGCAGCTGATCGCCCGTCGCCTGCGCGAGCTGAACGTCTATTGCGAAATTCACCCCTATCAAAACGTCACCGACGCCTTTTTGGCCGACTTCGCGCCCAAGGCCGTGATCTTCTCCGGCGGACCTGACAGCGTCACCCGCGAAGGATCACCCCGCGCGCCTGATAGTGTCTTTGATCTGGGGGTCCCGATCCTTGGCATCTGCTACGGCCAGCAAACCATGATGACCCAACTGGGCGGCAAAGTGGTCAGCGGGCACGGTACCAAAGAATTTGGTCGGGCCTTTGTGACACCGCAGGACGGTCTGGACCTTCTCAACGGCTGGTTTGCCACCGACAAGGAACAAGTCTGGATGAGCCACGGCGACCATGTCTCTGAAATTGCGCCAGGTTTTAAGGTTTACGGCACCTCACCCAACGCGCCTTTTGCGATCACGGCTGATGTGTCGCGGCACTTCTACGCGGTGCAATTCCACCCCGAGGTTCATCACACGCCCAACGGTGGCAAGCTCTATGAAAACTTCGTGCGGCTCGCCGGTTTCTCTGGCGACTGGACCATGGGCGCCTACCGCGAGCAGGCGATTGCCGCGATCAAAGACCAAGTCGGCGACAAACAAGTAATCTGCGCCCTGTCCGGCGGGGTCGATTCGTCCGTGGCCGCAGCACTGCTGCACGAAGCCATTGGCGACCAGCTGACCTGCGTCTTCGTCGACCACGGCCTGCTGCGCCTGAACGAGGCCGAAGAAGTCGTGGGTATGTTCCGCGACCATATGAACTTGAAAGTGATTCACGCCGATGAAACCGAACTGTTCTTGGGTGAACTCGAAGGGCAATCCGACCCCGAAACCAAGCGCAAGATCATCGGCAAACTGTTCATCGACGTCTTCCAGAAATACGCCAATGACATCGAAGGGGCCGAATTCCTGGCCCAAGGCACGCTTTACCCCGATGTGATCGAAAGCGTCAGCTTCTCGGGCGGGCCATCGGTCACGATCAAAAGCCATCATAACGTGGGCGGGCTGCCCGAAAAAATGGGGCTCAAACTGGTCGAACCGCTCCGCGAGCTGTTTAAAGACGAAGTGCGCGCCTTGGGTGTCGAACTTGGGCTGCCAAAAAGCTTCATCGGCAGACATCCGTTCCCTGGCCCTGGCCTCGCGATCCGCTGTCCCGGTGAAATCACCCGCGAGAAACTGGAAATCCTGCGCAAGGCCGACGCGGTCTATATCGACCAAATCCGCAGACACGGGCTCTATGATGACATCTGGCAGGCCTTCGTGGCCATTCTGCCCGTGCGCACGGTCGGGGTCATGGGCGACGGGCGCACCTACGACTTTGCCTGTGCATTGCGGGCCGTGACATCTGTCGACGGGATGACAGCAGACTACTACCCCTTCAGCCATGAATTCCTTGGCGAAACCGCCACGCGGATCATCAATGAGGTGCCGGGGATCAATCGGGTCACCTATGACATCACCAGCAAACCGCCCGGAACCATCGAATGGGAATAA
- a CDS encoding UDP-2,3-diacylglucosamine diphosphatase LpxI domain-containing protein — protein sequence MLALIAGMGDLPMALVARLPERPLVCALDGFEPILQTDITFRLEHLGTFLQTLQARGVTQICMAGAVRRPQIDPAAIDAATMPLIPKVQAAMAKGDDGALRVIISLLEEAGFAVVAAHEIAPDLLPEAGVLTQAVPGSDHKTSAMLGDDCIAAMGAADVGQACIMSAGQVLAKEGPDGTDAMLSSLSGAHDAILFKAPKPQQDLRADLPLIGPDTAKRAVEAGLAGIVIEAGGVMVLDLAEVLAALDAHGLFLWVRPKGDA from the coding sequence ATGCTGGCTTTGATCGCAGGGATGGGTGATCTGCCAATGGCGCTGGTTGCCCGGTTGCCGGAGCGTCCTTTGGTCTGCGCGTTGGATGGGTTTGAACCCATATTACAGACCGATATCACCTTTCGCTTGGAGCATTTGGGCACGTTTCTGCAGACCCTGCAGGCGCGTGGTGTCACCCAAATTTGCATGGCGGGCGCTGTCCGCCGTCCGCAGATTGATCCTGCGGCGATTGATGCGGCGACAATGCCATTGATCCCGAAGGTGCAGGCGGCAATGGCCAAGGGGGACGATGGTGCGCTGCGTGTCATTATCAGTTTGCTGGAGGAGGCCGGGTTTGCCGTTGTGGCAGCCCATGAGATTGCGCCTGACCTGTTGCCGGAGGCGGGTGTTCTTACGCAGGCCGTGCCGGGGTCTGATCACAAGACGAGTGCGATGCTTGGTGATGATTGTATTGCCGCGATGGGGGCTGCCGATGTGGGGCAGGCCTGTATCATGAGCGCGGGACAGGTGCTGGCGAAAGAAGGGCCAGATGGCACTGATGCGATGCTGTCGTCATTGTCGGGCGCGCATGATGCAATCCTGTTCAAGGCCCCGAAGCCCCAGCAAGACCTGCGTGCTGATTTGCCGTTGATCGGCCCGGATACGGCCAAACGTGCGGTTGAGGCTGGCCTGGCGGGTATCGTCATCGAGGCCGGAGGGGTCATGGTTTTGGACTTGGCCGAGGTGCTCGCCGCGCTTGATGCGCATGGTCTGTTTCTTTGGGTTCGCCCCAAGGGTGACGCATGA
- a CDS encoding DMT family transporter — protein MAPVQKTISPRAWAELIILSLIWGASFLSIRIALNEVGPLTAVAHRTVWAMLILWAYVFIVRLPLPTSPRIWGAFLIMGLLNNVIPFSLMAWGQLHIETGLTSILNAATAIFGVIAAALFFADERLTARKAIGVTLGFFGVATAIGLSALTQFDIRSLGQLAVIGGTISYALAGVWARKMLGGLTPQVAAAGMLTGASLITLPAAWIIEGPISMDLAPQTWVAIAYYAIIATAVAYLLYYRVLAMAGSGNLMLCTLLVAPVAIILGALVLGEALPLRAYTGFGLLALGLIILDGRLLKPIQNRTRRT, from the coding sequence ATGGCCCCGGTTCAAAAAACCATATCGCCCCGCGCATGGGCAGAACTAATCATCCTCAGCTTAATCTGGGGCGCATCATTCCTGTCGATCCGGATCGCCCTGAACGAAGTCGGCCCGCTAACGGCCGTGGCACACCGCACCGTCTGGGCGATGCTGATCCTCTGGGCCTACGTGTTCATCGTCCGGCTCCCCCTGCCAACCAGCCCCCGCATCTGGGGCGCATTCCTAATCATGGGCCTGCTGAACAACGTGATCCCCTTCAGCCTCATGGCTTGGGGGCAGCTGCACATCGAAACAGGGCTGACCTCAATCCTGAACGCGGCCACGGCCATCTTCGGGGTCATCGCCGCAGCACTCTTTTTCGCAGACGAACGGCTAACCGCGCGCAAAGCCATCGGGGTCACGCTGGGGTTCTTTGGGGTCGCCACGGCCATCGGGCTCTCGGCACTGACGCAATTTGACATCCGGTCACTGGGACAACTGGCCGTCATCGGCGGCACAATCAGCTACGCATTGGCCGGTGTCTGGGCGCGCAAAATGCTAGGCGGGCTGACACCGCAAGTGGCCGCAGCGGGGATGCTGACCGGAGCCAGCCTGATCACCCTTCCCGCCGCCTGGATCATCGAAGGGCCCATCAGCATGGACCTGGCCCCGCAAACTTGGGTGGCCATCGCCTATTACGCGATCATCGCCACCGCCGTCGCCTACCTTCTGTACTACCGCGTGCTGGCCATGGCGGGCAGCGGCAATCTGATGCTCTGCACATTGCTCGTGGCACCGGTCGCGATCATCCTCGGCGCATTGGTCCTGGGCGAGGCCCTGCCCCTGCGCGCCTACACAGGCTTCGGGCTACTGGCCTTAGGGCTAATCATCCTTGACGGTCGCCTGCTCAAACCGATCCAAAACCGCACGCGCCGCACGTAG
- a CDS encoding DUF6456 domain-containing protein, translating to MTARTGSIGSDALPVWVPDAARHYLVHTETGQSIRALARQSDCHPSTVLRQVRRFECRRDDPLIDAALKSLSTRVSKADDDLEREDVMTQTECLQATTGQIVGLTQKQIDQDAKRILRRLCEQGAVLAVAREMETAVVVRDTEHGEQLRTAIVDREIAQAMALKDWITCPNPEGRLARYFITNTGRAALRRLTAEDENRASGFAEKRMDDPGDAGWDIATLDDEPPQSHRYHNTESPLVGLSRRRDRDGELFLKRDLVAVGERLREDFELAQVGMSGVEKWEAFVTGDVVELHPEGPDGAIAARSRVRDALRDLGPGLGDIVLRCCCYLEGLEHTEKSMGWSARSGKIVLRIALQRLKRHYEETQGQFGPMIG from the coding sequence ATGACTGCACGAACAGGGTCAATTGGGTCCGATGCGTTACCTGTTTGGGTACCCGATGCAGCCCGACACTATCTTGTGCATACGGAAACAGGTCAATCCATTCGCGCGCTGGCGCGTCAAAGCGATTGCCATCCGTCAACCGTCTTGCGCCAAGTCCGCCGTTTCGAATGCCGCAGAGATGATCCGTTGATTGATGCCGCACTCAAATCCTTGTCGACCCGTGTTTCGAAAGCTGACGATGATCTTGAGAGGGAAGATGTAATGACACAGACAGAATGCCTGCAGGCAACAACCGGCCAAATCGTAGGATTAACACAAAAGCAGATAGATCAGGATGCGAAACGTATCTTGCGCCGTCTTTGCGAACAAGGTGCGGTGCTGGCCGTTGCCCGCGAGATGGAAACGGCGGTTGTTGTCCGTGATACTGAACATGGTGAGCAATTGCGCACTGCCATTGTTGATCGTGAAATTGCGCAAGCCATGGCCTTGAAGGACTGGATTACCTGTCCAAACCCTGAAGGCCGGTTGGCCCGCTACTTTATTACCAATACTGGTCGTGCCGCGTTGCGCCGACTAACCGCTGAAGACGAAAACCGGGCCAGCGGCTTTGCCGAAAAGCGTATGGATGACCCCGGTGACGCTGGCTGGGACATCGCCACCCTTGATGATGAGCCCCCGCAATCGCATCGTTATCACAATACTGAAAGCCCCTTGGTCGGCTTGTCCCGCCGGCGCGACCGTGATGGTGAGCTGTTTTTGAAGCGGGATCTGGTCGCTGTGGGCGAACGGCTTCGTGAAGATTTCGAATTAGCACAGGTCGGCATGAGCGGTGTCGAAAAATGGGAAGCGTTTGTGACAGGTGATGTCGTAGAACTGCATCCCGAGGGTCCCGATGGGGCAATCGCCGCACGGAGTAGGGTGCGTGATGCCCTGCGTGATCTTGGCCCGGGTTTGGGCGATATTGTTTTGCGATGCTGCTGCTATTTGGAAGGCCTTGAACACACCGAGAAATCAATGGGTTGGTCGGCCCGATCCGGGAAGATTGTGTTGCGGATCGCGCTGCAACGGCTCAAACGGCACTATGAGGAAACTCAAGGCCAGTTTGGGCCGATGATCGGCTAA